In one window of Paracoccus saliphilus DNA:
- the secE gene encoding preprotein translocase subunit SecE, whose translation MPNPVQFINQVRAEGSKITWPNRREVVTTTIMVLIMAALTSLFFFLVDLVIRFGITNGLQMISG comes from the coding sequence GTGCCCAATCCCGTCCAGTTTATCAATCAGGTTCGTGCCGAAGGCTCCAAGATCACATGGCCGAATCGCCGCGAGGTGGTGACGACCACGATCATGGTTCTCATCATGGCGGCGCTGACCAGCCTGTTCTTCTTCCTGGTCGATCTGGTGATCCGCTTCGGTATCACCAACGGCTTGCAGATGATCAGCGGCTGA
- a CDS encoding ABC transporter ATP-binding protein, with product MFAWFERRIDPYPTDTPDMPPRSLGKFLLHYSHGALPWLISLALLSSVIALIEVMLFSWLGEVVNRLSDTPRDVFWQQEGARLAMMAVVLLIMLPVLNLLGSLILHQSLMGNFPQRIRWQAHRYLLRQSIGYFQDEFSGRIAQRLMQTALAVREVAMKIMDVGSYVLIYFLGALVLAASQDWRLALPFLAWATGYGVMLWYIVPRLGHVAKAQADARSAMTGRVVDSYTNIATVKLFSHSAREEAWMHDGMDSFLRTVHRQMRLSSAQDITLNTMNVLLVALVTGLGLWLWTEDQIAVGAVAIAVPLALRLNNMSHWIMWEFAALFENIGTVRDGISSLALPRQVVDAPNARPLVRGPGEVRFDHVTFRYASVAGEQPLPILDDLTLHIAPSERVGLVGRSGAGKSTLVNLLLRFHDIDDGKITIDGQDISQVTQDSLRAGIGVVTQDSSLLHRSVRENIAYGRPEASEAEIADALRIAEAHGFVPGLSDSYGRRGLDAHVGERGVKLSGGQRQRIAIARVALKDAPILILDEATSALDSEVEAAIQSRLDALMEGKTVIAIAHRLSTIAAMDRLIVMDEGRIVEQGSHTELLAQNGLYARLWSRQSGGFLAADAAE from the coding sequence ATGTTCGCGTGGTTCGAGCGACGCATAGACCCCTATCCCACTGACACGCCGGACATGCCGCCGCGGTCACTGGGAAAATTCCTCCTTCATTACAGCCACGGTGCGCTTCCTTGGCTGATCTCGCTTGCACTGCTGTCCAGCGTCATCGCCCTGATCGAGGTGATGCTGTTCAGCTGGCTGGGTGAAGTCGTAAACAGGTTGTCCGACACGCCGCGCGATGTCTTTTGGCAGCAGGAGGGTGCGCGTCTGGCGATGATGGCCGTCGTGCTGCTGATCATGCTGCCGGTCCTGAACCTGCTTGGCTCGCTGATCCTGCATCAGTCGCTGATGGGGAATTTCCCCCAGCGCATCCGCTGGCAGGCGCATCGCTATCTATTGCGCCAGTCCATCGGCTATTTCCAGGACGAGTTCTCGGGCCGGATCGCGCAGAGGCTGATGCAGACTGCGCTGGCGGTGCGCGAGGTCGCCATGAAGATCATGGATGTCGGCAGCTATGTGCTGATCTATTTCCTCGGAGCGCTCGTGCTTGCCGCTAGCCAGGATTGGCGGCTGGCGTTGCCTTTCCTTGCATGGGCCACCGGTTACGGAGTGATGCTGTGGTATATCGTGCCGCGCTTGGGGCATGTGGCGAAGGCGCAGGCCGATGCGCGCTCGGCGATGACCGGGCGCGTGGTCGACAGCTATACCAATATCGCCACGGTCAAGCTGTTCTCTCATTCGGCGCGCGAAGAGGCGTGGATGCATGATGGGATGGATTCCTTTTTGCGGACGGTCCACCGGCAGATGCGGCTCAGCAGTGCACAAGACATCACGCTGAACACCATGAACGTGCTGTTAGTGGCGCTGGTCACGGGGCTTGGGCTGTGGCTCTGGACCGAGGATCAGATCGCTGTCGGGGCCGTCGCCATCGCGGTGCCCCTGGCGCTGCGGCTGAACAACATGTCGCATTGGATTATGTGGGAATTTGCCGCGCTGTTCGAGAATATCGGTACGGTGCGCGACGGCATATCCAGCCTTGCCCTGCCGCGTCAGGTGGTGGATGCGCCGAATGCGCGCCCGTTGGTTCGGGGGCCGGGCGAGGTGCGTTTCGATCATGTCACCTTCCGCTATGCCAGCGTCGCAGGCGAGCAGCCGCTTCCGATTCTGGATGATCTGACTCTGCATATCGCGCCAAGCGAACGGGTTGGGCTGGTCGGGCGCTCGGGTGCCGGGAAATCGACGCTGGTCAACCTGTTGCTGCGCTTCCACGATATCGATGACGGGAAGATCACCATTGATGGTCAGGACATCTCGCAAGTAACGCAGGACAGTCTGCGGGCCGGCATCGGGGTGGTGACGCAGGACAGTTCGCTTTTGCATCGGTCGGTGCGCGAGAATATCGCCTATGGCCGTCCGGAAGCCAGTGAGGCCGAGATCGCCGATGCCCTGCGTATCGCCGAGGCGCATGGATTCGTGCCGGGCCTGTCGGACAGCTATGGCAGGCGGGGGCTGGATGCTCATGTCGGTGAGCGTGGCGTCAAACTGTCCGGCGGACAGCGCCAGCGAATCGCGATTGCCCGCGTGGCGCTGAAGGATGCGCCGATCCTGATCCTGGACGAGGCAACCAGCGCACTGGACAGCGAGGTCGAGGCGGCGATCCAGTCGCGGCTGGATGCGCTGATGGAGGGCAAGACGGTGATCGCCATTGCGCATCGCCTGTCGACCATTGCAGCGATGGACCGGCTGATCGTCATGGATGAAGGCCGCATCGTGGAGCAGGGCAGTCATACCGAGTTGCTGGCGCAAAACGGGCTCTATGCGCGGCTGTGGTCGCGCCAATCGGGTGGATTTCTTGCCGCGGATGCCGCCGAATGA
- a CDS encoding CatB-related O-acetyltransferase, translating to MPVKFLDATSAYPMRFPDGRINHGLAHLNRVIDHPNIEVGDFTYASSFAPPEDWAAQLAPYTYPGAPERLVIGRFGQIADGVRIITASANHPMAGISTYPFAIFDHERVGDYIDQISGLPDTVIGHDVWLGDGAVILPGAMLGNGVIVGARAVVSGKVPDYAVVAGNPARIVRMRFDPPDIRRLQELAWWNWPLDRVDAATAALAAGDVEALARLAP from the coding sequence ATGCCCGTCAAATTTCTTGACGCAACCTCTGCCTATCCGATGCGCTTTCCAGATGGTCGGATCAATCACGGCCTGGCTCACCTGAACCGCGTCATCGACCATCCGAATATAGAGGTCGGCGATTTCACCTATGCCAGCAGTTTCGCGCCGCCCGAAGATTGGGCCGCGCAACTGGCTCCCTACACATATCCCGGCGCGCCCGAGCGGCTGGTGATCGGGCGTTTCGGGCAGATTGCCGATGGTGTCCGGATCATCACCGCCTCGGCCAATCACCCGATGGCCGGTATCTCGACCTATCCTTTCGCGATTTTCGATCACGAGCGGGTTGGCGATTATATCGACCAGATCTCCGGTCTGCCCGATACGGTCATCGGCCATGATGTCTGGCTGGGCGATGGCGCCGTGATTCTGCCCGGAGCAATGCTCGGCAATGGCGTGATCGTCGGCGCTCGGGCGGTCGTGTCAGGCAAGGTGCCCGATTACGCGGTCGTCGCGGGGAACCCGGCGCGGATCGTCCGGATGCGTTTCGATCCCCCGGATATCCGGCGCTTGCAGGAGCTTGCCTGGTGGAACTGGCCCTTGGACCGGGTCGACGCCGCCACAGCCGCCCTGGCCGCTGGAGATGTCGAGGCATTGGCCCGGCTCGCCCCGTAA
- a CDS encoding GFA family protein has product MKTYHGSCFCGAVGFEADGDLGEGTMRCNCRFCRKMRYWEMRLPDPDGFRLTQGREYLAETPRAQDDAIAMHHWFCSRCGTRLWTEGDIAEMGGRFVQVVVPALDDATEAELIAAPVYWADGADDNWWNPAPETRHL; this is encoded by the coding sequence ATGAAAACCTATCACGGAAGCTGCTTTTGCGGAGCGGTCGGTTTCGAGGCCGATGGCGATCTCGGCGAGGGCACGATGCGCTGCAATTGCCGATTCTGTCGCAAGATGCGCTATTGGGAGATGCGGCTGCCCGATCCCGACGGCTTTCGGCTGACGCAGGGGCGCGAATATCTGGCCGAGACCCCGCGCGCGCAGGATGACGCCATCGCCATGCATCACTGGTTCTGCTCGCGCTGCGGCACGAGATTATGGACAGAAGGCGACATCGCCGAAATGGGTGGCCGTTTCGTGCAGGTCGTGGTTCCTGCGCTGGACGACGCGACCGAGGCCGAGCTGATTGCCGCGCCCGTCTATTGGGCCGATGGAGCGGATGACAACTGGTGGAACCCGGCCCCCGAGACGCGGCACCTGTAG
- a CDS encoding VOC family protein, which yields MIDHIGFPVSDLSASRAFYERALAPLGISLLMEVTEEMTGGHGAHLGFGRDNKPFFWIGTGRPAASGAHVALAAPDHATVDAFHKAALDAGGRDNGAPGLRPVYHPDYYGAFVLDPDGNNIETVCHGEGGA from the coding sequence ATGATCGACCATATCGGATTTCCCGTCTCTGATCTCTCTGCCTCCCGTGCCTTTTATGAACGCGCGCTTGCGCCTCTAGGCATATCGCTGCTGATGGAGGTGACCGAGGAAATGACCGGCGGCCACGGCGCCCATCTGGGTTTTGGCCGCGATAACAAGCCGTTCTTCTGGATCGGGACTGGCCGCCCGGCCGCATCCGGGGCGCATGTCGCCCTTGCGGCCCCGGACCACGCGACAGTGGATGCGTTTCACAAGGCCGCACTGGATGCAGGTGGCCGCGATAACGGGGCGCCGGGACTGCGCCCTGTCTATCATCCTGATTATTATGGTGCTTTCGTTCTCGATCCGGATGGAAACAATATCGAAACAGTCTGCCACGGGGAGGGTGGGGCATGA
- the tuf gene encoding elongation factor Tu — protein sequence MAKAKFERNKPHVNIGTIGHVDHGKTTLTAAITKYFGDFRAYDQIDGAPEEKARGITISTAHVEYETENRHYAHVDCPGHADYVKNMITGAAQMDGAILVVNAADGPMPQTREHILLGRQVGIPKIVVYLNKVDQVDDEELLELVEMEVRELLSSYDYPGDDIPIIKGSALAAMEGRDPEIGENSIKELMAAVDDYIPTPERAVDQPFLMPIEDVFSISGRGTVVTGRVERGAVNVGDELEIVGIRDTKKTTCTGVEMFRKLLDRGEAGDNIGALLRGIERDGVERGQVLCKPGSVKPHTKFEAEAYILTKDEGGRHTPFFANYRPQFYFRTTDVTGTVNLPEGTEMVMPGDNLKFEVELIAPIAMEEKLRFAIREGGRTVGAGVVSKIIE from the coding sequence ATGGCAAAGGCAAAGTTTGAACGGAACAAACCGCACGTCAACATCGGGACGATTGGTCACGTTGACCACGGCAAGACGACGCTGACGGCTGCGATCACGAAGTATTTCGGCGATTTCCGCGCCTATGATCAGATTGACGGCGCACCGGAAGAGAAGGCGCGCGGGATCACGATCTCGACGGCGCATGTCGAATACGAGACCGAGAACCGTCACTATGCTCACGTCGACTGCCCCGGCCACGCCGACTACGTGAAGAACATGATCACGGGCGCGGCGCAGATGGACGGCGCGATCCTGGTGGTGAACGCCGCTGACGGCCCGATGCCGCAAACGCGCGAGCACATCCTGCTGGGCCGCCAGGTCGGCATCCCGAAGATCGTGGTTTACCTGAACAAGGTTGACCAGGTCGATGACGAGGAGCTGCTGGAACTGGTCGAGATGGAAGTGCGCGAGCTTCTGTCGAGCTACGACTATCCGGGCGACGATATCCCGATCATCAAGGGCTCGGCCCTGGCTGCGATGGAAGGCCGTGATCCCGAGATCGGTGAGAACTCGATCAAGGAATTGATGGCTGCGGTCGACGACTACATCCCGACGCCTGAGCGCGCCGTGGACCAGCCCTTCCTGATGCCGATCGAGGACGTGTTCTCGATTTCCGGCCGCGGGACGGTTGTGACCGGCCGTGTCGAGCGTGGCGCGGTGAACGTGGGTGACGAACTGGAGATCGTGGGTATCCGCGACACCAAGAAGACCACCTGCACGGGCGTCGAGATGTTCCGCAAGCTGCTGGATCGTGGTGAAGCGGGCGACAATATCGGTGCGCTGCTGCGCGGCATCGAGCGTGACGGCGTTGAGCGCGGTCAGGTTCTGTGCAAGCCGGGTTCGGTGAAGCCGCATACGAAGTTCGAGGCCGAGGCCTATATCCTGACCAAGGACGAGGGTGGCCGTCATACGCCGTTCTTCGCGAACTACCGCCCGCAGTTCTACTTCCGGACGACGGATGTGACCGGGACGGTCAACCTGCCGGAAGGCACCGAGATGGTTATGCCCGGCGACAACCTGAAATTCGAGGTCGAGCTGATCGCGCCGATCGCGATGGAAGAAAAGCTGCGCTTCGCCATCCGCGAAGGCGGCCGCACCGTTGGCGCCGGCGTGGTGTCGAAGATCATCGAATGA
- a CDS encoding DUF533 domain-containing protein, which produces MSLMKSLAKVAAGVMLAKGVGNLMKNRQQGSQSGSSANRSGGGLLDGLLGNNVEGQRGGSVTDQLGKVLGGRGSGGSQGGLGGMLDGLAGRGGSSGGGLGGMLGQLTGGRSASGSGSGGLGDMLGGLLGGAAVGGAAGAATGGLARKDSQPSNDASFGELFNDSLSRNDEPETAPTPEQNAAAGLMLKAMIQAAKSDGRIDEAEKERLLGHLGDELDDEERQFIREQMAAPVDAAALAQEVPDGLEAQVYLMSLLAIDFDNEEEARYLHALAEAMGLPRETVNQIHDEVGTTRLYS; this is translated from the coding sequence ATGAGCCTGATGAAATCTCTCGCAAAGGTCGCCGCCGGGGTCATGCTGGCGAAAGGTGTCGGCAATCTCATGAAAAACCGACAGCAAGGCTCGCAGAGCGGGTCATCCGCGAACCGCTCGGGCGGCGGACTTCTGGACGGCCTGCTCGGAAACAATGTCGAGGGTCAGCGCGGCGGCAGCGTCACCGACCAGTTGGGCAAGGTCCTGGGCGGCCGCGGTTCCGGTGGCAGCCAGGGCGGCCTTGGCGGAATGCTCGACGGGCTGGCTGGCCGCGGCGGGAGCAGTGGCGGCGGGCTTGGCGGTATGCTGGGCCAGTTGACCGGCGGCAGAAGCGCGTCGGGCAGCGGCTCGGGCGGGCTTGGTGACATGCTTGGCGGGTTGCTGGGCGGTGCCGCGGTCGGCGGAGCGGCAGGCGCAGCCACGGGCGGACTGGCGCGCAAGGATTCGCAACCCAGCAACGACGCGAGCTTTGGCGAGCTTTTCAACGATTCGCTGTCGCGCAACGACGAACCCGAAACCGCGCCCACCCCGGAACAGAACGCCGCCGCCGGACTTATGCTGAAGGCGATGATCCAGGCCGCCAAATCCGACGGCCGCATCGACGAAGCCGAGAAGGAACGGCTGCTTGGTCACCTGGGCGACGAGCTGGATGACGAAGAACGCCAATTCATCCGCGAGCAGATGGCAGCCCCGGTCGATGCGGCGGCACTGGCGCAAGAGGTTCCCGACGGGCTGGAGGCGCAGGTCTACCTGATGTCGCTATTGGCCATCGATTTCGACAACGAGGAAGAGGCGCGCTACCTGCATGCGCTGGCCGAGGCGATGGGCCTGCCGCGCGAGACGGTCAACCAGATCCATGACGAGGTCGGCACGACTCGGCTTTACAGCTGA
- a CDS encoding c-type cytochrome, protein MRLISLTAIAVTAALPLFAHADAAEDAIEARHGYMKMLSINMGTLAGMAKGEIEYDEAAASTAGANIETLSNYTVPALFPEGTAEGEADDSDALPAIWENPEDFARKFADLGEAATGAGDAVMGGQENIGPALQKLGGACKACHDDYRKKD, encoded by the coding sequence ATGCGCCTGATTTCCCTTACCGCGATTGCCGTAACTGCCGCACTTCCCCTGTTCGCCCATGCCGATGCAGCCGAGGACGCTATCGAGGCGCGTCACGGCTATATGAAGATGCTGTCGATCAACATGGGCACGCTTGCCGGAATGGCGAAGGGTGAGATCGAATATGACGAGGCTGCCGCCTCGACCGCGGGCGCGAATATCGAAACCCTCAGTAATTATACCGTCCCCGCCCTGTTCCCCGAAGGCACCGCCGAAGGCGAGGCTGACGATTCCGACGCCTTGCCGGCCATCTGGGAAAACCCCGAGGACTTCGCCCGGAAATTCGCCGATCTTGGCGAGGCCGCAACCGGGGCGGGTGATGCCGTCATGGGCGGGCAAGAAAATATCGGCCCGGCCCTGCAAAAGCTGGGCGGAGCCTGCAAGGCCTGCCACGATGATTACCGCAAGAAGGACTGA
- a CDS encoding cytochrome b/b6 domain-containing protein: MAEDQARRVRIWDPALRAFHWLLAVLVIANWLLGQFGPNIMTLHFWLGYTIVALLVFRLIWGFVGPESARFSSLFHGPRAVTSYLRDMGKRQPSHWPGHNPLGALAVIAMLLTLFWQVGTGLIADPEDFVNVGPLASKVGSDVATKADAWHALGANIILVLVLLHIVAILFYRIWKNEDLIRPMLTGWKWVRRR, translated from the coding sequence ATGGCTGAGGATCAGGCCCGCCGCGTCAGGATCTGGGATCCGGCCTTGCGGGCATTCCACTGGCTGCTTGCGGTGCTGGTGATCGCCAACTGGCTGTTGGGCCAGTTCGGACCCAACATCATGACGCTGCATTTCTGGCTGGGCTACACGATCGTGGCGCTGCTGGTGTTCCGACTGATCTGGGGATTTGTCGGTCCCGAAAGCGCACGCTTTTCAAGCCTTTTCCACGGTCCCCGCGCCGTGACCAGCTATCTGCGTGACATGGGCAAGCGACAGCCGAGCCATTGGCCCGGCCATAATCCTCTTGGCGCGCTGGCCGTCATCGCCATGCTGCTGACGCTGTTCTGGCAGGTCGGGACCGGGCTGATCGCGGATCCCGAAGATTTCGTGAATGTCGGCCCGCTGGCAAGCAAGGTCGGCAGCGATGTCGCGACGAAAGCCGATGCCTGGCACGCGCTTGGCGCCAATATCATCCTGGTCCTTGTCTTGCTGCATATCGTGGCGATCCTGTTCTATCGGATCTGGAAGAACGAGGACCTGATCCGGCCGATGCTGACCGGCTGGAAATGGGTGCGCCGGCGATAA